The window CTTGTGTCATGTTATCAACCCGGACAGACATGATACCGGGTAGGCCACAAGCGAAGATAAATCTTGACCGGGGGCTACCGGTCGGTGAACAGAAGCTCGTCCACCACTGCGCTGTCCGCCGCAGCCCCGGCCGTCGGGTGCTACATCGTGTACGTTGTCAGCGCGGCCAACCGGCCGTCCGCGACGGCGAAGGTGTCGACGAACCGGAACCACGTCTCTCCGTTCGCGCGCTCCAGCCGCCCCTCGACGGCGACGTGGGCGTCCGTGTCCGCGTCCGCGTCGTCGCTTCCGTCGCCGGCCCGGTAGACCCGCTCGACGACGTGCGTGGTGTCGGTATCCGGGCGCTCCTCGCGCATGAACCGGACGAACGCGTCGGCCCCCTCCAGCGTCCGGTCGGGCCGGTGCTGGACGAAGGCGTCCGCAAGCAGGTCCCGCAGGGCCACGTAGTCGCCGTCGTCGATGGTCCGATAGTAGGCACGGGCGAGGTCGCCGGCGTCGGTCATGGCTGGGTCCTGGGTGCGTGGACGGTATCAAACCCCGCGGCCGCAGGGGTTCCGGAATCCTTTTGTGCAACACCGGCGTCGCATCTGGTACAGGCGCGCTGGTAGTGTAGTGGTATCACGTGACCTTGCCATGGTCACAACCGGGGTTCAAATCCCCGCCAGCGCACTTCTCCGACCACTCCCCGTCGAGCGGCCGCGCTCTCCGACCGCTTCCCACAGCAGCGACGGCTCTCGTCCGCTGCGTGAAACCCGCTCGTCGGCGGACAGGACCATCCGGTGTGAGGAGCTGGTCCCGGGGAGGAGGCTACCCGGGGTGGCGGCGGCGGCGACCCTTGCGCCCCACCCGGTTCCAGAATCAGAGACGGGGGCTGAGTCCGAGGCCAGAGAGGGCCGTCAGCAGCAGGAGCCCCAGGGACGTACCGTCGAGCCGGCCGAGGACGAGGACATCGGGCGTGGAGATATTTCGACTCACACTATCGGGGGAGATACCCTTCTCGACAGTTACGCGTCCGGGCCGTCCTGGCGGCGCTCGCTCCGGGAATCCCACTGGAACAGGACCTTCCCGGTCTCGCGGTCACCGCCGAGAAGCCGCGGTCGGTCGACGGTCTCGACCGTGACCGATGCCTCGTCCGGGCGCGGGAGCGTCACCTCGCGGTCGTCGATGGCGATACGGACCTCGTCGTACCCCCCGGCCTCGGCGACTGCGAGGGCCTCCTCCAGTTCGCGGAGCGGCTCGACGAAGTCGTCGTCGTTGTACGAGTGGTGGGTCCCGGGCTCGGCGCCCCAGGCGATGTTGTCCACGTCCTCGCTACGGCCCGAGAGGACGGCGTTGACCGACGCGCCGACGAGCAGAATCAGCCCGCCGAAGTAGAGCCAGGTGATGAGGAGGATGATGACGCCGACGATACCGTAGGAGGAGGTCGAAGAGGCGGCGACGTAGTAGCGGAACACGGCGCTGAGGGCGGTCCAGCCGACGGCAGCGACCAGGGTGCCCGGAATCACCTCGCGGACGGTGACGTCCTCGTCCGGGAAGATGTAGTACATCGGGAACAGGGCGACGCCGATACTGAGGACCGAGAGGAGGGGGCGGACGACGGTGTCGGCCTCGCCGAGCGTGGGGAGTCCGACGAATCGCTCCGCGGCACTGACAACGAAGAGAGCGATACCGAGCGCCCCGAAGACGATGAGACCGTCGATTATCTGGTCGGCGAAGGAGTTCGCCGCCTCCGACTCGTAGATGTCGGAGAACGCCTGGTCGAGGCCACGGAAGATGCGCAACGTCCCCCAGCCGAGCGCGACGAACGACAGAGCAGAGAGGCTGGCGTTCTGCGTCCCACTGGTGGCCGCCTGCAACAGGAGGTCCGTGAACTGGCCCGTGACGCTCTCCTCCTGGGCGGCGCCCGCTGGCGTGAGGTTGCCGGCCATGGCCTCGATGAACGTGCGCGCCAGCGTCTCGTCACCCACCTGCGAGATGAGATACAGGACCAGCAACAGGAACGGCACCAGCGAGACGAACGCGTGGTAGGCGATGCTCCCAGCCATGAACGTGACGTTCTCGGCCCTGACCTCGGTGATGATAGCCTCCATCACAGTCCGTGCACGGCGGACACGAGGGTCGTCGAGTACCCGGCTGCTCATGCTGGGGCCTTCTCGCGCCCCCGTATAACCCCCCGGGATGCCGGCGACACGATTCCGTGGGAGAAGGAGCTGAGCTGCTGGCCGGCGACGGCGGCGACGCCGAAGCGAGCGGGGTCAGGCGCCGTCGAGGAAGCGACGGATTTCGTCGCCGACGAGCGCGGGGCGCTCCTGATGGACGAAGTGGCCCGCATCGCTCACCCGGAGGACCCGACAGGGTGCGTCGAAGGCGCGCTCGGCCTCGTCGTACAGGTCCGTCCCGATACAGCCGTCGCGAGCCCCCGTGATGAGCAGCGCCGGCACCTCGATAGCCGGTCCCTCGTCGGGGGAGGGCGGGCCATGGAAGACCATCTCCTTCAGGCCGCCGCCGACGATCTGTCGGTAGTACGCCAGCGCGTGCTCGACGGTGTCCCCGCGCGCCATGGTGGCCTTCACGCTCTCGATGCGGCTCCGGGAGTAGTCCCAGCCGGGACTCCAGAGCCCCCAGAGGAACTCGACGAACTCGAAGTCCCGCCATCGGAGCGCCTGCTCGGGGAAGCCAGGAACCTGGAACAGCCACATATACCACGAGCGCAGCACCTGCTTCGGGTAGCGCGTCAGCAGCGCCTCGAAGCGCGGCGGGACCGCCATCGCCACCAGCCGGTCCATCGCGTCCGGGTTCGCGGCCGCCGCAGCGTACGTCGCGACGGCGCCCCAGTCGTGACCGACCAGCACGCGCTCGCCGTCGCGGTCGAAGTGGTCGGCTGCCACATCCAGCAGTGCGTTCGCGTCCGTGCCCAGCGCCTCGGCCGTGTACTCGCCGTCCGGGGCCGGGTCCGTGGGCGCGTACCCGCGCATGTACGGGGCGACGGCGGTGTAGCCCGACTCGGAGAGGGCGTCCAGCACGGGCACCATCGACCCCGCGTCGTCCGGGAACCCGTGGAGACAGACCGCGAGGTCGCCCGCGTCGTTCGCGTCGGTCGCGGGTTGTTCGACCAGGCACTCGAAGGAGAGGCCGTTCGCCTCGAGTTCGATGGTCCCGTAGCCCGCCGTGTCACCGGCGGCGACAGGGTCGGCCGGGCGCACGTCGCTATCAGCGGAATCCTCGTCGCTCATACTCGCCCCTGCGACGCCCACGCTCTTAGCCGTGGGTGTCCTACGACCGGACATGACGGTTGTCGCGCTGCTGTCGGTCGCACCGGTCATCGAGGACAGCATGGCGAGCGAGGTGGCCAAAGCGGTCGCCGCGCTCGACGACTTCGACGTCTCCTACGAGACGAACCCGATGGGGACGGTCATCGAGGCCGACGACATCGGGACACTGTTCGACGCCGCGCAGGCTGCCCACGAGGCGGTCGACGGCGACCGCGTGAGTACGGTGCTGAAGATCGACGACAAGCGGACCCGGGAGTTCGAGGCCCGGGAGAAGGTCGACGCCGTCGAGCGGGAGCTGGGACGCGAGGCGAAGCGGGAACGGGAGCGGTGACCGGGGCGCTCACCGCTCGGGGTGCGTCGGCGCGTCGAACCCGCCCCGGACGAGTGGCTTCGCGACGTGCCGCCGGGCACAGGGCGGCACCTCGTACCAGCCCCGTTCGAGGTCGCGTTCGACCGCCCGCTCGACCTTCCCCGGCGCCGCGGTGCCACAGTCCCGGCAGCGGTAGCCCTGCCCACGGCCCGCGGAGGACATCGACCGGCCGCAGTCCGGACAGTCCGGCGTCGCGGGTTCGGTCCGGACGAGGTCGCGAACGGCGAACTTCTCCAGTTTCAACGTCCCGTCGCTCACCTCGCCGCAGGCGGTGACGTGGTCGCCGACGCGCAGGGCGCGTACGCGGTCGCGGAAGCGCTTGGTCGGCTCGAACGCCGCACAGGCGAGCGTCGTCGGGTCCCCCCCGGGACCGTCGCCCGTGGCATCGCCGCCGGGTGCGCGCAACTCGCAGAAGACGTGCCCGCCCCGGCGGGTCTCGGGCGGCTCCGAGACGACCCCGTCCAGCCGGTACGCACGCCCGTCACGGGCGTTCGCGAGCGTCCCGTCGCGGAGGTGTGCGTCGGTTCCCTGGTTGGTGACGAACGTTCGCGCGCGCTCGGCCGGCTCCGAGTTGATGGCGGCGGCGACCCGCCGGCAGGCGTCGGGGGCGTCGCCGCGGATGCCGTAGAGAACCGGCCCCGGCGTGTGGGGGACACAGACCGTCTCTCGCTCGCCACGGTCGACGGTGTCCCAGACGGTCGGGTACGCCTCGTCCGCGGCGGCGAAGACGCTCGCGGCGTCGACGGAGCGCTCGGTCCCCCAGCGCTCGCGCGGCCGGTAGACGATGTGCTCGTAGGTCGGTGTCAGGTCGTCCTCGGCCCAGGCACGCCACGCACCGGTGGCCGCGAGCGCGCCCACGAGGCCGCGCCCGTCACCCCAGGTCGCGTCGCGGGTCTCGACCGCCTCGGACGCGTCGGCGAGCACGTCACGGGCCGTCTCGCGCGCCAGGATGTCGCGGACCGCCCCGGCGGAGAGGTCAGCGACCCCCTCGGGAACCGACTCCGGCGCGCCCGCGAGAGCGACCACGCCGGGATTGGTCCGGGGGTCGTCGACGACCGCGGTGTCGTCGACGAGGGCGCGAGCAGCGGCGAACGCGACATCGACGGCGGCGTCGGTGTGAACCGCGAGCGCAGCGTTACCGCGGGTCTTGTACTCGACGGCGGGGTTGAGTCGGACGAGGCAGACCCGGGCGACGCTCGCGCCGCGCTCGCGCAATCGCTCGGCGAGCACGGCGGCCGCGTACGTCGTACACATCCCCGCCTCGCGCGAGTCCGTGTCGTCCAGTCCGACGACGGTCACGGTCGTCATTATCTGCCCGGTTACGAACGGGTTTCGCTCCGCGACCGCCCGACCGACTGCACCCCGGTTCGCCGCTGAGCGGCCACGAACAGCCCTCGGACCCCCGTTCGCCGTGCCACACTACCCGGTATTTGAATGTGTCCCCGGTGCCTCCAGAATCGACGGACACAGCGGGTGAGGGGACACAACACATATGTTCATCGAGTCATCTATATTCCTCTATGTCCCGGTCCGCACTGGTCGAGAACGTGACCGCGATGCTCGAGGACGCTGGGTTCCTCGTCAGCGACCGGTGTGCGATCCGCCCGAAGAGCTTCGACGTGGCCGCGCGCCGCGGCGAGGACACGCTCCTGCTGAAGGTCCTCGTCAACATCGACGCGTTCGACGCCCCGACGGGGGCGGAGATGCGCCGGCTCGGCCACTACCTGGGCGCGACACCCATGGTGCTCGGGCTCCGGACCCGCGACGAGGAACTCGACCCCGGCGTCGTCTACTTCCGTCAGGGCGTCCCGGTCCTCTCGCCGGACACCGCGATGGACCTGTTCGTCGAGGAGGTGCCGCCGCTCATCTACGCCGCGCCGGGCGGTCTCTACGTCAACATCGACAGCGAGGTGCTGGCCGACGCCCGCGAGCAGAAGGACTGGTCGCTCGGCCGCCTTGCGCAGGAGCTCGGCGTCTCCCGGCGCACCGTCTCGAAGTACGAGGACGGCATGAACGCCTCCGTCGAGGTCGCGGCCGACCTGGAGGAGATGTTCGATGCGCCCCTCACCTCGCCCGTCGAGGTGCTCGACGGCGCCGAGGAGGTCCGCGAGGGCGACCCCACGCCCGAGGACCCCGACGCCGACCCGGACGACGAACCCGTCATCGCGGTCCTCACCCGCGTCGGCTACGACGTCCACCCGACCGACCGCGCCC of the Haloglomus salinum genome contains:
- a CDS encoding nuclear transport factor 2 family protein; the protein is MTDAGDLARAYYRTIDDGDYVALRDLLADAFVQHRPDRTLEGADAFVRFMREERPDTDTTHVVERVYRAGDGSDDADADTDAHVAVEGRLERANGETWFRFVDTFAVADGRLAALTTYTM
- a CDS encoding YihY/virulence factor BrkB family protein; amino-acid sequence: MSSRVLDDPRVRRARTVMEAIITEVRAENVTFMAGSIAYHAFVSLVPFLLLVLYLISQVGDETLARTFIEAMAGNLTPAGAAQEESVTGQFTDLLLQAATSGTQNASLSALSFVALGWGTLRIFRGLDQAFSDIYESEAANSFADQIIDGLIVFGALGIALFVVSAAERFVGLPTLGEADTVVRPLLSVLSIGVALFPMYYIFPDEDVTVREVIPGTLVAAVGWTALSAVFRYYVAASSTSSYGIVGVIILLITWLYFGGLILLVGASVNAVLSGRSEDVDNIAWGAEPGTHHSYNDDDFVEPLRELEEALAVAEAGGYDEVRIAIDDREVTLPRPDEASVTVETVDRPRLLGGDRETGKVLFQWDSRSERRQDGPDA
- a CDS encoding alpha/beta fold hydrolase, producing MSDEDSADSDVRPADPVAAGDTAGYGTIELEANGLSFECLVEQPATDANDAGDLAVCLHGFPDDAGSMVPVLDALSESGYTAVAPYMRGYAPTDPAPDGEYTAEALGTDANALLDVAADHFDRDGERVLVGHDWGAVATYAAAAANPDAMDRLVAMAVPPRFEALLTRYPKQVLRSWYMWLFQVPGFPEQALRWRDFEFVEFLWGLWSPGWDYSRSRIESVKATMARGDTVEHALAYYRQIVGGGLKEMVFHGPPSPDEGPAIEVPALLITGARDGCIGTDLYDEAERAFDAPCRVLRVSDAGHFVHQERPALVGDEIRRFLDGA
- a CDS encoding MTH1187 family thiamine-binding protein translates to MTVVALLSVAPVIEDSMASEVAKAVAALDDFDVSYETNPMGTVIEADDIGTLFDAAQAAHEAVDGDRVSTVLKIDDKRTREFEAREKVDAVERELGREAKRERER
- a CDS encoding tRNA(Ile)(2)-agmatinylcytidine synthase, which encodes MTVVGLDDTDSREAGMCTTYAAAVLAERLRERGASVARVCLVRLNPAVEYKTRGNAALAVHTDAAVDVAFAAARALVDDTAVVDDPRTNPGVVALAGAPESVPEGVADLSAGAVRDILARETARDVLADASEAVETRDATWGDGRGLVGALAATGAWRAWAEDDLTPTYEHIVYRPRERWGTERSVDAASVFAAADEAYPTVWDTVDRGERETVCVPHTPGPVLYGIRGDAPDACRRVAAAINSEPAERARTFVTNQGTDAHLRDGTLANARDGRAYRLDGVVSEPPETRRGGHVFCELRAPGGDATGDGPGGDPTTLACAAFEPTKRFRDRVRALRVGDHVTACGEVSDGTLKLEKFAVRDLVRTEPATPDCPDCGRSMSSAGRGQGYRCRDCGTAAPGKVERAVERDLERGWYEVPPCARRHVAKPLVRGGFDAPTHPER
- a CDS encoding transcriptional regulator; the protein is MSRSALVENVTAMLEDAGFLVSDRCAIRPKSFDVAARRGEDTLLLKVLVNIDAFDAPTGAEMRRLGHYLGATPMVLGLRTRDEELDPGVVYFRQGVPVLSPDTAMDLFVEEVPPLIYAAPGGLYVNIDSEVLADAREQKDWSLGRLAQELGVSRRTVSKYEDGMNASVEVAADLEEMFDAPLTSPVEVLDGAEEVREGDPTPEDPDADPDDEPVIAVLTRVGYDVHPTDRAPFKAVGEARRARLASMLTGHSTFDRTAEKRARIMSSVGRVTRTRSVYVVDRATRDSVEGTALVEREEMEQVEDADDLRDLIQERVDIDVEEPA